In Rothia mucilaginosa, one genomic interval encodes:
- the groL gene encoding chaperonin GroEL (60 kDa chaperone family; promotes refolding of misfolded polypeptides especially under stressful conditions; forms two stacked rings of heptamers to form a barrel-shaped 14mer; ends can be capped by GroES; misfolded proteins enter the barrel where they are refolded when GroES binds) yields the protein MAKQLEFNDAARKSLQAGVDKLANAVKVTLGPRGRNVVLDKQWGAPVITNDGVSIAREIELDDPYENLGAQLAKEVATKTNDVAGDGTTTATVLAQALVNEGLRNVTSGAAPADVKRGIEAAVEAVSARLLENARPVQGPEVAHVAAISAQSEQIGELLARAFEKVGQDGVITIEDGSSTEIELDITEGMQFDKGYLSPSFVTDAERGEAVLENSLVLLYQGKISTIAEIMPVLEKIVQAKKPLTIIAEDVDGEALSALVVNKLRGTINVVALKAPGFGDRRKAIMQDLAILTGGTVVTGELGIDLPQVTLEHLGSARRVTVTKSHTTIVDGGGDPEAIEDRVQQLRREIERVDSEWDREKLKERLAKLAGGVGVIKVGAATEVEAKERKHRIEDAVSSTRAALEEGIVSGGGSALVHALKALDGMDLGNHDANVGVQIVRRALVQPLRWIAENAGEDGYVVVSKVSELPVGHGYNAKTGEYVDLIEAGVIDPVKVTRSALQNASSIAALVLTTETLVVEKPEETEEA from the coding sequence ATGGCTAAGCAGCTTGAATTCAACGATGCCGCCCGCAAGTCCCTGCAGGCTGGCGTCGATAAGCTGGCAAACGCGGTCAAGGTAACCCTCGGCCCGCGCGGGCGCAACGTTGTGCTCGACAAGCAGTGGGGTGCACCCGTCATCACCAACGACGGCGTGTCCATTGCCCGCGAAATTGAACTGGACGACCCGTACGAAAACCTGGGCGCCCAGCTGGCGAAGGAAGTCGCCACCAAGACCAACGACGTAGCCGGTGACGGTACCACCACCGCAACCGTGCTCGCACAGGCACTGGTCAATGAGGGCCTGCGCAACGTCACCAGCGGCGCGGCACCCGCCGACGTCAAGCGCGGCATTGAGGCTGCTGTGGAGGCTGTCTCGGCACGCCTGCTCGAGAACGCACGCCCCGTGCAGGGCCCCGAGGTGGCGCACGTTGCCGCTATCTCCGCACAGTCCGAGCAGATCGGTGAGTTGCTGGCTCGCGCCTTCGAGAAGGTCGGCCAGGACGGCGTCATCACCATCGAAGACGGCTCCTCCACCGAAATCGAACTGGACATCACCGAAGGTATGCAGTTCGACAAGGGCTACCTCTCGCCTTCCTTCGTCACCGACGCTGAGCGCGGCGAAGCAGTGCTGGAGAACAGCCTCGTGCTGCTCTACCAGGGCAAGATTTCCACCATCGCAGAAATCATGCCCGTGCTCGAGAAGATCGTCCAGGCGAAGAAGCCGCTGACCATCATCGCAGAAGACGTTGACGGTGAGGCGCTCTCCGCACTGGTCGTGAACAAGCTGCGCGGCACCATCAACGTGGTCGCCCTGAAGGCTCCCGGTTTCGGTGACCGCCGCAAGGCCATCATGCAGGATTTGGCAATTCTGACCGGCGGCACCGTCGTAACCGGCGAGCTCGGCATTGACCTGCCGCAGGTCACCCTGGAGCACCTGGGCTCGGCACGCCGCGTGACCGTCACCAAGTCCCACACCACCATCGTTGACGGCGGCGGCGACCCCGAGGCAATCGAAGACCGCGTGCAGCAGCTGCGCCGTGAAATTGAGCGCGTGGATTCCGAATGGGACCGCGAGAAGCTCAAGGAGCGCCTGGCTAAGCTCGCCGGCGGCGTGGGCGTCATCAAGGTCGGTGCCGCAACCGAGGTTGAGGCGAAGGAACGCAAGCACCGCATCGAGGACGCTGTGTCCTCCACCCGTGCAGCTCTGGAAGAGGGCATCGTCTCCGGTGGCGGCTCTGCACTGGTTCACGCGCTGAAGGCGCTGGACGGCATGGACCTGGGCAACCACGACGCAAACGTGGGTGTACAGATTGTTCGCCGTGCCCTGGTTCAGCCGCTGCGCTGGATCGCTGAGAACGCTGGCGAAGACGGCTACGTTGTCGTCTCCAAGGTCTCCGAGCTGCCCGTGGGCCACGGCTACAACGCCAAGACCGGCGAGTACGTGGACCTCATCGAAGCCGGCGTGATTGACCCGGTGAAGGTGACCCGTTCGGCTCTGCAGAACGCCTCCTCCATCGCGGCTCTGGTGCTGACCACCGAGACTCTGGTGGTTGAGAAGCCCGAAGAAACTGAAGAAGCCTAA
- the groES gene encoding co-chaperone GroES has product MAIKPLEDRVVIKIEQAEQTTASGLVIPETAKEKPQEARVVAVGPGRVDEKGNRIPVDIKEGDVVVFSRYGGTEVKYQGEEYLILSARDVLAIVD; this is encoded by the coding sequence ATGGCTATCAAGCCCCTGGAAGACCGCGTCGTTATCAAGATCGAGCAGGCTGAGCAGACCACCGCATCCGGTCTGGTTATCCCCGAAACTGCGAAGGAAAAGCCGCAGGAAGCACGCGTTGTCGCCGTTGGCCCGGGCCGCGTGGATGAGAAGGGCAACCGCATTCCCGTAGACATCAAGGAAGGCGACGTTGTCGTGTTCTCCCGCTACGGTGGCACCGAGGTTAAGTACCAGGGCGAAGAGTACCTGATTCTCTCCGCACGCGACGTTCTGGCAATCGTCGACTAA